One Paralichthys olivaceus isolate ysfri-2021 chromosome 8, ASM2471397v2, whole genome shotgun sequence genomic region harbors:
- the mafgb gene encoding v-maf avian musculoaponeurotic fibrosarcoma oncogene homolog Gb isoform X1 — MNNTVTCSHNSALSAHQVCSEEQGNCGMTTTNKGNKALKVKREPGENGTSLTDDELVTMSVRELNQHLRGLTKEEILQLKQRRRTLKNRGYAASCRVKRVTQKEELEKQKAQLQQEVDKLANENASMRVELDALRSKYEALQTFARTVARSPTVGVGVRAGGGGGGVPSSVIGPLIPGKVATATSVITIVKSKTDARS, encoded by the exons ATGAATAACACTGTAACATGCTCACACAACAGTGCCCTATCAGCACACCAG GTGTGTTCAGAAGAGCAAGGCAATTGTGGCATGACGACGACTAACAAAGGAAATAAAGCCTTGAAG GTGAAGCGTGAGCCGGGGGAGAATGGCACCAGCCTCACAGACGATGAGCTGGTGACCATGTCGGTGCGGGAGCTGAACCAGCACCTCCGGGGTCTCACCAAAGAGGAGATCCTGCAGCTGAAACAGCGGCGGCGCACCCTGAAGAACCGGGGCTACGCCGCCAGCTGCCGGGTGAAGAGGGTCACCCAGAAGGAGGAGTTGGAGAAGCAGAAGgcccagctgcagcaggaggtggaCAAACTGGCCAATGAGAATGCTTCCATGCGCGTTGAGCTGGACGCTCTGAGGTCCAAGTACGAGGCCTTGCAGACCTTTGCGAGGACTGTGGCGCGGAGCCCCACTGTAGGGGTCGGGGTCAGGGCCGGAGGGGGCGGAGGAGGGGTGCCGTCATCAGTCATCGGCCCGCTCATACCAGGGAAGGTGGCAACAGCGACGAGTGTAATTACAATAGTGAAGTCAAAAACAGATGCACGGTCTTGA
- the mafgb gene encoding v-maf avian musculoaponeurotic fibrosarcoma oncogene homolog Gb isoform X2 codes for MTTTNKGNKALKVKREPGENGTSLTDDELVTMSVRELNQHLRGLTKEEILQLKQRRRTLKNRGYAASCRVKRVTQKEELEKQKAQLQQEVDKLANENASMRVELDALRSKYEALQTFARTVARSPTVGVGVRAGGGGGGVPSSVIGPLIPGKVATATSVITIVKSKTDARS; via the exons ATGACGACGACTAACAAAGGAAATAAAGCCTTGAAG GTGAAGCGTGAGCCGGGGGAGAATGGCACCAGCCTCACAGACGATGAGCTGGTGACCATGTCGGTGCGGGAGCTGAACCAGCACCTCCGGGGTCTCACCAAAGAGGAGATCCTGCAGCTGAAACAGCGGCGGCGCACCCTGAAGAACCGGGGCTACGCCGCCAGCTGCCGGGTGAAGAGGGTCACCCAGAAGGAGGAGTTGGAGAAGCAGAAGgcccagctgcagcaggaggtggaCAAACTGGCCAATGAGAATGCTTCCATGCGCGTTGAGCTGGACGCTCTGAGGTCCAAGTACGAGGCCTTGCAGACCTTTGCGAGGACTGTGGCGCGGAGCCCCACTGTAGGGGTCGGGGTCAGGGCCGGAGGGGGCGGAGGAGGGGTGCCGTCATCAGTCATCGGCCCGCTCATACCAGGGAAGGTGGCAACAGCGACGAGTGTAATTACAATAGTGAAGTCAAAAACAGATGCACGGTCTTGA